The genomic segment ATACCAGCGAGGCTGAACCGATCTGGCCCCAGCGGAAGTACCGGTTTTTGCGTTCTTCGACAACACGGTTGGTGAAAAAGTACACCAGTGCCGTGCCCACCGTGGCCACCAGCCCGGCCACGATGGGAGAGGCGAGTGCGGGAATAACGACCTTTGCTAACACGCCAGTCCATACAACGCCGCCCATGCCAAGAGATGCGAGGGCTGCACCAATGAGGCCGCCGAACAGGGCATGGGAAGAGCTGGAAGGGATGCCAAGCAACCAGGTGAGAAGGTTCCAGACGATGCCGCCAATAAGGCCGGCGAATACGACGAGCAAGAGTCGGTGCGCATCGTAGGAGTTGTTCAGATCAAACTGTTGGAGGTCTACCACGCCTTTGGCAACGGTGGTTGCCACTTCGATGGACAGGAATGCGCCGATGAGGTTCAGGGTGGCGGACAGGCCGACTGCGACCTTTGGTTTCAGCGCGCCGGTGGCGATGGAAGTGGCCATTGCATTGCCGGTGTCGTGAAAACCGTTGGTGTAGTCAAAAGCCAGAGCGGTGACAATCACGATGAGGAGAATGATCAATTCGGTCACAATTATGGAGTATGCCCGAATGTGCGGCAATGTTGAACTGGAAAAGCGCCCTTTTGGTGGCGGATGCAGGAAAGTTAACGAAACAAGGCCCCCATGTGGGGGCCTTGTAGTGTACTTGGGTGATCAATTAATGGTGTGGTACCAACTTATTCACCAGTGGTTTTCGGTTTTGATTCGCGCAGCGCACCCAAAAATCACCTAGATTTTCACCGTGCCTCCTCCCACAGTAAAAATCGAAACCACGCAGGTGAATTTTAGGTTAATTCTTAGTGCTGTCCGCCACTTTTGTCACAGTAGAACGCTACAGTGACGTCTGATACGCATGGGCCTCGGCATCAATGTGCTCCACAAGGCTACGCAGCGTGCTGGTGTCGTGGACAGAGCCAGATTCCAGACGGGCCACCAGTGAATCCAACTCGGCAATGGCTGTAGAAGCGCCACTGATGGAGGAGGAGACAGTATCCACCAACGCGGAGGTGGCGGGGGTGAAGCTCCGGTACCGAACGTCCTCGGTCCAATCCACAATGAGCGTGCGCGGAATTTCCATGATGGACTTCACAGAGCGGATGCGTGCGCTAACGCGGGATTTCACACGCTGATAAGTCAGCGCTTGGTCGTCCATTTCGTGGAGTGTCTGACGCAGCGCGGAACACAGGAGGTGAATGGCGGGTGCGGATTTTTCCGCATCAGGCTTCCCGTCGATGAGCTCGGTGGTGAAGGTTCCCACCATGGTGGTGTGTAGACGCGCCAGGGCGATGTGGAAACGGGTTTTTGCTCCGGCGTCGGAAAGCTGCGGCAGCAAATCCACCAGTTCCTCAAGGTACTGGCTGGCCAGGCTGTGCATGTTCATCCAGATTTTGAGGGGAATGAGCAGCACTTCCCGTTCGGGGCCGGAAACATCGAGTTCGTCCATTTTGTTGGCCACGCCGACGGTTGCTTGGATTTCCTGGCGTAGCTGTTCGCCGGTGGTGGTCAGCGAGCGGGCCAGTTGCAGGATGTCTTCTTGCTCCCTCATCCAACTGTCCAGCTCGTTGAAGGTTTCCCGGGTCACGGTGAGCAGTTCGTTGAGGTGGCCGAAGGCATAGGGGCGTTCGGGAATGCCCACGCTGTAGGCTTCGCGTGCGGAGATTTCGTCCGGCAGTTGCATCCACTGCAGATGTTCGTAGTCGGCGATGCCCAGTTCGTTGAGCATTTCGGTGAGTCGCTGCGAGCCGCGTTCGGCGGCGGTGCGACGGTTGAACCCGGCGTCGGCAAGCTCGGTTTCGAGTTCGCTGAGCTCGTCATAAATGCCCTGGGCCAGTGCCCAATTTTCGCTTATCGACGGCGCGATCCGCACCGACAAGTATCCACCATTCTCTAGGCGGGTGACGGTGGCGTAGACGTCGTAGGAACTACCGTCCTTGGCGCGGTTACGCACGTATCCGGCGAAGGGGATGCCTTTATGCAGAGCGTCCCACATGGTGCGGAACACGGCACCCGGCATACCGCTGTGGCGGATGATGTTGTGCGGGGCACCAATAAGCTCGTCGCGGGTGAAGTGCGATAGGCGAATGAACACGTCGTTGGCTTCTTCGATGACGCCACGGGCGTCTGTGGTGGAGAAGAAAACCTCGTCGGGGCGTACTTCGTGCTCGGGCAACGGCCAGGGCATGTCCTCTGGTGAGTTCAGGTCGACGGGGTTAGTCCAGTTTTCAAGCAGCGCAGACTGGGGAGGAAGGTCCGGGACGATGGCGGCGGCGGGTGCGGGGGGAGCTGGTTTGGTAGACACCCTTTCCTGAAGAAATTCCGTTGTTGCGGTACGAACCAGCTCGGTGAAATTTGCGGGAGTAGTACCACCAATCTCTGTGGCAACGACTTTTGACGCAAGGAAGTTGACCCACGAGGGATCCGGGTAGTTGAACTGTTGGACCAGGATCTCTTTGATCTTGTCAATGTACTTGCGGTCCATGTTGGCAGAGCCGTGGAACCGTGGATCGAATTGGAACTTTGTCAGTTTTTCCACGTTGGGGAAGGTGCTGAAGTCCAGCGCGGAAAGGTTGAGATTGAGCACGGGGCGGCCGTCCATGAGTTGGCTGTCGCTGCGCCGAGTGTAGATTTCGTAGCTTTCCCCGTTGGCGAGGATGCCAAAGTTCGCGTTGCTGGCGTTGAAGCAGCGTGCCAGCTCTGCGGTTTTTTCACGGGTGAGGGGTTCGTTGATTTTTGTGCAGAGCAGGAGGATGCGGATATCGGCCCCTGACTTGATGGCGTAGTCCACTCGTTCCCCTGTTCCAGCGGTGTATTCAGGAACGACCTCGCGGGGGTCGCTGACATCGTAGCCGAGTACGTCGTTAATGAACGGGGTGATAAAAGCTGTTTTTGTTCCAACCTCACTGTCGATCAGCGGCTTGAGGTCGCGAACCTTATCTGCAAGCTTTGTGATTGCTTGGTCGATTGGCATCGTCAGTTTCCTTCGGGGGATAGGGTGAGGCTTCCGGTGGTCCCAGAGGCTCCGGGGAGCCGCCAGGTTCCGCAGGGAACCTCGTGAAGCCTCAGCCGCGTCTTAAGTGTTTGCTTAAGGTTATTGCTAGAGCTTCTTTAATTAGTTTTTGCAAACCAACTCAGGTACTGCAAAGTATATTACCTGAATCTCCACAGGTGAAGTGTGTGACGATGCACTATATGTGCGGGCGTCGCGATTCACTGCGCCTGTATGTGATCCATCATCAACTTAAAATTACCTTAACACATAGTGTGTCATTTTTAAGAATAATTTTTAAAGCGATGCCCGCGTGTCATATAGTAGCAAAATTGCTATTCCAAATTGATGCCTCCAGCTGTGGTTATGTTTAGTAGTAGTAAGGGAATGGTGACCAATCTGGTTCGCGCTTTTCTAAGAAAGATTCCTTGCCTTCCACAGCTTCATCGGTCATGTATGCCAATCGTGTTGCCTCGCCTGCAAACACCTGCTGACCCATCAGACCATCGTCGGTGAGGTTGAATGCAAACTTCAACATGCGCTGCGCAGTAGGGGATTTTCCATTAATCTCCATGGCCATCTGAATGGCTTCATTTTCCACTTCTCCATGGTCAGCCACCACATTTACTGCCCCCATCTGCTGCATTCGCTCCGCGTCGTAGGTTCGTCCCAGGAAAAAAATCTCGCGCGCGTACTTCTGTCCGACCATTTTCGCCAAGTACGCCGAGCCGTAGCCGGCGTCGAAAGAGCCAACATCTGCGTCGGTTTGCTTGAACCGCGCCTCCTGGCGGGACGCCACCGTGAGATCGCACACAACATGCAGGGAGTGGCCACCCCCAGCGGCCCACCCGTTGACCACGGCAATCACCACTTTCGGCATGGTACGGATCAGTCGCTGCACCTCTAGGATGTGGAGCCTGCCTCCTTCTACCTTCTCTCGAGCCTCGTCAACGGTGTCTGCGGTGTCCCCGTCGGCATAACGGTAGCCTGAGCGGCCGCGAATCCTTTGATCGCCGCCGGAGCAGAACGCCCAGCCGCCGTCCCTGGTGGAGGGGCCGTTTCCAGTGATGAGCACGCACCCCACGTCGGAGGTGCGACGTGCGTGATCCAGTGTTCGGTACAGTTCGTCCACCGTGTGAGGGCGAAAAGCATTGCGCACGTCTGGCCGATCAAACGCGATTCGCACAATCCCGTGGCGGCGGCCTTCACCTACGTGGCGGTGGTAGGTGATGTCAGTGAGGTCTTCGAAACCCGGAACGGTGCGCCATTGCGTCGGGTCAAAAGGGTTGTCTGTGCTGTAGGTCATGACCACTATCCTATAAATATGCCTAGCTTGGATGATGTCCTTGATCGTGCTCACGTTGTGTCCCTGCCGATGCGGGTGAGATTCCGGGGCGTCGATACGCGTGAGGCACTGCTTATCGACGGTCCTGCGGGCTGGGGTGAGTTCGCTCCCTTCCTGGAGTATGGCGATGACGAGGCTTCGTCGTGGCTGGCTAGCGCCCTGGAATCCGCCTACGAGGGGCTGCCACCGCTGCCGCGCAAGGTTGTCGAGGTCAATGCCACCGTTCCAGCTGTGTCTGCGGACGATGTCGCAGGAATCCTTGATCGTTTCCCCGGGTGCAGGGTGGTCAAGGTGAAGGTTGCTGAACCCGGCCAGAGCCTGCGTGACGACGTCGCGCGTATTGACGCCGTGCGTGCCGCCCGCCCTGATGCCCTCATTCGGGTGGATGCCAACCGGGGGTGGAATGTGGAGCAAGCGATCGAAGCTTCCCGCGTGCTGGGACCGCTGGACTATATGGAGCAACCCTGCGCAACCCTGGCCGAATTGGCTGAGGTGCGGCGACGTGCTGGTGTGTGCGTTGCTGCGGATGAGTCGATCAGACGTGCCGATGATCCCTATCGGGTTGCTCGGGAGGGTGCTGCGGATGTGGCTGTTATTAAAGTGGCGCCACTTGGCGGCGTGCGGCGGGTGTGCGAGCTAGCCGAGTTCATGCATGCACGGGGGCTTGGATTGACCGTGGCAAGTGCCCTAGACACCGCTGTGGGAATGAACGCAGGGTTGGCTGCGTCCGCACTGGTGGGGGAGCGGGCCGCAGGGCTCGCCACGCAGGAGTTTTTCCTTGAAGACGTTGCCGAGCCGCGCGTCATCCAGAACGGGCGCATGTCCACAGTGCCGGTTGCGCCTGAGCCTGACCGTTTGGCTGCGCTCGCCGCGTCCAGCGAGCGTCGGGACTGGTGGTTGGAGCGTGTGCGAAGG from the Corynebacterium durum genome contains:
- a CDS encoding PAS domain-containing protein, whose amino-acid sequence is MPIDQAITKLADKVRDLKPLIDSEVGTKTAFITPFINDVLGYDVSDPREVVPEYTAGTGERVDYAIKSGADIRILLLCTKINEPLTREKTAELARCFNASNANFGILANGESYEIYTRRSDSQLMDGRPVLNLNLSALDFSTFPNVEKLTKFQFDPRFHGSANMDRKYIDKIKEILVQQFNYPDPSWVNFLASKVVATEIGGTTPANFTELVRTATTEFLQERVSTKPAPPAPAAAIVPDLPPQSALLENWTNPVDLNSPEDMPWPLPEHEVRPDEVFFSTTDARGVIEEANDVFIRLSHFTRDELIGAPHNIIRHSGMPGAVFRTMWDALHKGIPFAGYVRNRAKDGSSYDVYATVTRLENGGYLSVRIAPSISENWALAQGIYDELSELETELADAGFNRRTAAERGSQRLTEMLNELGIADYEHLQWMQLPDEISAREAYSVGIPERPYAFGHLNELLTVTRETFNELDSWMREQEDILQLARSLTTTGEQLRQEIQATVGVANKMDELDVSGPEREVLLIPLKIWMNMHSLASQYLEELVDLLPQLSDAGAKTRFHIALARLHTTMVGTFTTELIDGKPDAEKSAPAIHLLCSALRQTLHEMDDQALTYQRVKSRVSARIRSVKSIMEIPRTLIVDWTEDVRYRSFTPATSALVDTVSSSISGASTAIAELDSLVARLESGSVHDTSTLRSLVEHIDAEAHAYQTSL
- a CDS encoding 1,4-dihydroxy-2-naphthoyl-CoA synthase; translated protein: MTYSTDNPFDPTQWRTVPGFEDLTDITYHRHVGEGRRHGIVRIAFDRPDVRNAFRPHTVDELYRTLDHARRTSDVGCVLITGNGPSTRDGGWAFCSGGDQRIRGRSGYRYADGDTADTVDEAREKVEGGRLHILEVQRLIRTMPKVVIAVVNGWAAGGGHSLHVVCDLTVASRQEARFKQTDADVGSFDAGYGSAYLAKMVGQKYAREIFFLGRTYDAERMQQMGAVNVVADHGEVENEAIQMAMEINGKSPTAQRMLKFAFNLTDDGLMGQQVFAGEATRLAYMTDEAVEGKESFLEKREPDWSPFPYYY
- a CDS encoding o-succinylbenzoate synthase, which translates into the protein MNMPSLDDVLDRAHVVSLPMRVRFRGVDTREALLIDGPAGWGEFAPFLEYGDDEASSWLASALESAYEGLPPLPRKVVEVNATVPAVSADDVAGILDRFPGCRVVKVKVAEPGQSLRDDVARIDAVRAARPDALIRVDANRGWNVEQAIEASRVLGPLDYMEQPCATLAELAEVRRRAGVCVAADESIRRADDPYRVAREGAADVAVIKVAPLGGVRRVCELAEFMHARGLGLTVASALDTAVGMNAGLAASALVGERAAGLATQEFFLEDVAEPRVIQNGRMSTVPVAPEPDRLAALAASSERRDWWLERVRRVWAFL